Proteins encoded together in one Candidatus Krumholzibacteriia bacterium window:
- a CDS encoding TlpA disulfide reductase family protein has translation MRRCAGIALLSLLLPLQAAATPAPGFEAKTLAGTTVRLQDYRGQFVLLDFWSSWCGACRAELPRLAVLEREVDGLVVLTVNLGEEPERIRGFAGKVTLPRHVLLDPEGAIAERFAVPALPWQVLVDRNGTIVRQGRRVHDGAEALRREIAATGGKR, from the coding sequence ATGAGACGGTGCGCTGGCATCGCTTTGCTCTCCCTGCTGCTGCCGCTCCAGGCGGCAGCAACGCCGGCGCCGGGCTTCGAGGCGAAGACGCTCGCCGGGACGACCGTGCGCTTGCAGGACTACCGCGGCCAGTTCGTGCTCCTGGATTTCTGGTCCAGCTGGTGCGGCGCTTGCCGCGCCGAGCTGCCGCGGCTCGCGGTGCTGGAGCGAGAGGTCGACGGCCTGGTGGTGCTCACCGTGAATCTCGGAGAGGAGCCGGAACGCATCCGCGGTTTCGCCGGCAAGGTGACGCTGCCGCGCCACGTCCTCCTCGACCCGGAGGGCGCGATTGCCGAGCGCTTCGCGGTGCCGGCGCTGCCCTGGCAGGTCCTGGTCGATCGCAACGGGACGATCGTGCGGCAAGGCCGGCGCGTGCACGACGGGGCGGAGGCGTTGCGCCGGGAAATCGCAGCGACAGGAGGCAAGCGATGA
- a CDS encoding FlgD immunoglobulin-like domain containing protein, with protein MRWLSWMLLLLAPGAAAESFVPRALAPEQGVDIFTRSEAVRLLGRELLAEPAGSAVYGSIHVYDRFPYVESRWVAVTSDARWQRLLFGELGAAPRSFGSGGAGPEQFGEPRGLAFAPDGRLFVADRALGRLHVLRLDLSGADPALQYVTHVDGLAQPTDVAVHDGGTPSDPADDRVLVVESGAHRLSLFAVDDDQPTKLTEFGHSGPGTGEFLSPRAVAVGRRDGVSTDEIFVTDSGNHRLVRLVLAGGSLRWDRALDLPMEATSVDADHHGNLLLTLRRRNDVWKVSPALEVLATFNGGARSLQAPRDIAVPFAWVHDHRAGATAPAWRGQGSALVLEAWRENGGVRLVDLGIEINALRRASNGGVEMQLTDAARVTAAVVGADGRSVRRDLGTLPAGTQVLDLPELDGAARVELAAVSLYDQSRHAEKTLVLADAAPRRLVVQQNVPNPFNPMTTISLSLPAAGQATVEVFDVKGRRLRQLFQGTLPAGPHSFTWDGRDTAGRLQSSGVYFYRVQALDEMQVRKMVMAR; from the coding sequence ATGCGCTGGCTATCCTGGATGCTCCTGCTGCTGGCGCCGGGCGCTGCGGCGGAGTCCTTCGTCCCCCGGGCCCTGGCGCCGGAACAGGGCGTGGACATCTTCACCCGCTCCGAGGCCGTACGGCTTCTCGGACGGGAACTCCTGGCCGAGCCGGCGGGAAGCGCCGTCTACGGCAGCATTCATGTCTACGATCGCTTCCCCTACGTCGAGTCGCGCTGGGTGGCGGTGACGAGCGACGCCCGTTGGCAGCGCTTGCTCTTCGGCGAGCTGGGCGCGGCGCCGCGCTCCTTCGGCAGCGGCGGCGCGGGGCCGGAGCAGTTCGGCGAGCCCCGCGGCCTCGCCTTCGCTCCGGATGGGCGGCTCTTCGTAGCCGATCGCGCCCTCGGGCGGCTGCACGTGCTCCGGCTCGATCTCAGCGGCGCCGACCCGGCGCTCCAATACGTCACGCACGTGGACGGTCTGGCGCAGCCCACGGACGTGGCGGTGCACGATGGCGGCACGCCGTCGGACCCGGCGGACGATCGTGTCCTGGTGGTGGAATCCGGGGCGCATCGCCTGTCGCTCTTCGCCGTCGACGACGACCAGCCGACCAAGCTGACCGAGTTCGGTCATTCCGGCCCCGGCACCGGCGAGTTCCTCTCGCCGCGGGCGGTGGCGGTCGGCCGGCGCGACGGTGTATCGACCGACGAGATCTTCGTCACCGATTCGGGCAATCATCGCCTGGTGCGCCTCGTTCTCGCCGGCGGCAGCTTGCGCTGGGACCGCGCTCTCGATCTGCCCATGGAGGCGACCTCGGTGGATGCGGACCATCACGGCAACCTGCTGTTGACGCTGCGCCGCCGGAACGACGTGTGGAAGGTGTCGCCGGCGCTCGAAGTGTTGGCCACGTTCAACGGCGGCGCGCGGTCGCTGCAAGCGCCGCGCGACATCGCCGTGCCCTTCGCCTGGGTGCACGACCATCGGGCCGGCGCCACCGCGCCTGCTTGGCGCGGCCAAGGTTCGGCGCTCGTCCTCGAAGCGTGGCGCGAGAACGGGGGCGTTCGCCTCGTCGATCTCGGGATCGAGATCAACGCGCTGCGCCGGGCCAGCAACGGTGGCGTCGAGATGCAGCTCACCGATGCGGCGCGGGTGACCGCGGCGGTCGTCGGCGCCGACGGGCGCAGCGTGCGGCGCGACCTCGGCACCTTGCCGGCAGGAACGCAGGTGCTCGACCTGCCTGAGCTGGACGGCGCCGCCCGGGTCGAGCTCGCAGCGGTGTCGCTCTACGACCAGAGCCGCCACGCGGAAAAGACGCTCGTCCTCGCGGACGCCGCGCCGCGCCGGCTCGTCGTGCAGCAGAACGTGCCGAATCCATTCAACCCGATGACGACCATTTCCTTGTCTCTGCCCGCGGCCGGGCAGGCGACGGTGGAGGTGTTCGACGTCAAAGGCCGGCGCCTGCGCCAGCTCTTCCAGGGAACGCTGCCGGCGGGGCCGCATTCCTTCACCTGGGACGGTCGTGACACGGCGGGCCGCCTGCAGTCGTCGGGGGTCTACTTCTATCGCGTGCAGGCGCTGGACGAGATGCAGGTGCGCAAGATGGTGATGGCGCGGTGA
- a CDS encoding LpqB family beta-propeller domain-containing protein, which produces MRRLLATLLIAAGPVALRAQQPSARPSSNTLPAVSPDGSRIAFVSDRDSASALFVIGVDGAGEHRIAGGAVQRGRWSADGKEILVTGAGADSACVVAVNPGGGGRRLVATVPGRNAVLSPDAKRAAYLVGPWRRTALAVANADGSGARFVAGGRDTAWNPAWSPDGKRLAYTHGDSSRVLQVHVVNADGTGDRAVTHMTADEGSAQVPAWSPDGRRLAFQVSNSRSHRAHIWIVDLESGAVHKLAAHEEATLDEAPAWFPDGKRLAFQSNRSGRMEIWVMKDDGSEPRQVTGVRPPRP; this is translated from the coding sequence GTGCGACGTCTTCTCGCAACTCTGCTGATCGCGGCTGGTCCGGTGGCGCTGCGTGCGCAGCAACCCAGTGCCCGTCCTTCGAGCAACACTCTTCCAGCCGTCTCGCCGGATGGCTCCCGCATCGCCTTCGTCTCCGATCGTGACAGCGCGTCTGCCCTTTTCGTCATCGGTGTCGATGGGGCGGGCGAGCACCGGATCGCTGGGGGCGCGGTGCAGCGCGGTCGCTGGTCGGCAGACGGCAAGGAGATCCTCGTCACCGGCGCCGGCGCCGACAGCGCTTGCGTCGTCGCGGTCAACCCCGGAGGCGGCGGCCGTCGCCTCGTCGCGACGGTCCCAGGACGCAACGCGGTGCTCTCGCCCGACGCCAAGCGGGCGGCCTACCTCGTGGGCCCCTGGCGCCGGACGGCGCTCGCGGTCGCGAACGCGGATGGCTCTGGAGCGCGGTTCGTCGCCGGCGGACGGGACACGGCGTGGAACCCGGCCTGGTCGCCCGACGGCAAGCGCCTCGCCTACACCCACGGCGATTCCTCGCGGGTGCTGCAGGTGCACGTGGTGAACGCCGATGGCACCGGCGATCGAGCAGTGACGCACATGACCGCGGACGAGGGCTCGGCACAGGTGCCGGCCTGGTCACCCGACGGCCGGCGGTTGGCTTTCCAAGTGTCCAACAGCCGCAGTCACCGTGCGCACATCTGGATTGTCGACCTCGAGAGTGGTGCCGTGCACAAGCTCGCGGCCCACGAGGAAGCCACTCTCGACGAAGCCCCAGCCTGGTTCCCGGATGGCAAGCGTCTCGCCTTCCAAAGCAACCGCTCGGGCCGCATGGAGATCTGGGTGATGAAGGATGATGGCTCCGAGCCGCGGCAAGTCACCGGCGTGCGACCTCCCCGGCCGTGA
- a CDS encoding tetratricopeptide repeat protein → MRSCEPSTGRRHSRQICMLLLGAVALVLLGGCGTARRTALRPRTDDGEELRRAAAAAPADPAPWVQLGLWHRERGQPDAALVSLRQALARDADHVPALTLLALLLHENGRSAEALRYFAARPLGAWPEPVQLDIALLLAEAGYVDPAREALEALQHGPWQAAAIANLAWLDLLEGNSTAAASRLHDLPADAAPEVRNNLAVALLRNGDVAASEAMLRALVAADPAFAPAWENLGLLRRHWRLDDAGAAEAERRAPPASVLSDVAVQAFLTGTWEDAAPPAKEGSDGSNP, encoded by the coding sequence ATGAGGAGCTGCGAGCCATCGACTGGACGGCGCCACTCGCGCCAGATTTGCATGCTCCTCCTCGGCGCCGTGGCCTTGGTGCTCCTCGGCGGCTGTGGTACGGCGCGGCGGACAGCGCTGCGCCCGCGTACGGACGATGGGGAAGAATTGCGTCGCGCCGCGGCGGCGGCACCGGCCGACCCCGCGCCCTGGGTGCAGTTGGGACTCTGGCACCGAGAGCGCGGCCAGCCCGACGCCGCGCTGGTCTCCTTGCGTCAGGCTCTCGCCCGGGATGCGGACCACGTGCCGGCGCTCACGCTCCTCGCCCTGCTCCTGCACGAGAACGGGCGGAGTGCCGAAGCGCTGCGCTACTTCGCGGCGCGGCCTCTCGGCGCCTGGCCGGAGCCCGTGCAGCTCGACATCGCCTTGCTCCTGGCCGAAGCGGGATACGTCGACCCGGCGCGGGAAGCGCTCGAAGCGCTGCAGCACGGGCCATGGCAAGCGGCGGCGATCGCGAATCTAGCCTGGCTCGATCTCCTGGAGGGGAATAGCACCGCCGCGGCGTCGCGGCTGCACGATCTGCCCGCCGACGCGGCGCCGGAAGTCCGCAACAACCTCGCGGTGGCGCTGCTCCGGAACGGTGACGTGGCCGCGAGCGAAGCGATGCTTCGCGCCCTGGTGGCAGCGGATCCCGCCTTCGCCCCGGCCTGGGAAAACTTGGGGCTCCTGCGCCGTCACTGGCGGCTCGACGATGCCGGTGCTGCCGAGGCCGAGCGTCGCGCGCCGCCTGCCTCCGTGCTCTCCGACGTGGCGGTGCAGGCCTTCCTCACCGGCACCTGGGAAGACGCAGCGCCTCCCGCCAAGGAGGGGAGCGATGGCAGCAACCCGTAG
- a CDS encoding DUF3570 domain-containing protein, with product MRRRLAIVFFVLAAPLGTAAEERVTAGVHTFSDSEDNRVETYALEWLQELRHDWKVMLRGALDRVVLPPLPGLPGSPENVDAITTASRPVQSVELSKQGYDKLREEATGNVEWTPASGRLRTNGSFYYSKESDYVGRQIGVGLAHDFQQGNTNLSFGLSHGFDTITPEPHGGTTQPEEQRTTEDLTCVWTQMISPKSRGTVGFEGTWVMGFQSNPYRHVYAGGLVVPERHPDRRFRRSLFAQFDRYLMTRSSVSLGGRWYSDDWGVLAGTVDAQLHQYVGNHLIVRYRYRYHTQTAASFQRDLYTSPEGVDGYYTADYKLDDFASNLFGVKLSVPFAGFQIAPWARGVVLDLKVERYFDSKSFAATVLESGFTWPF from the coding sequence ATGCGGCGCCGCCTGGCGATCGTGTTCTTCGTCCTCGCGGCGCCCCTGGGCACCGCGGCGGAAGAGCGTGTCACCGCCGGCGTGCACACCTTCAGCGACAGCGAGGACAATCGCGTGGAAACCTACGCCCTCGAATGGCTGCAGGAGCTGCGGCACGACTGGAAGGTCATGCTGCGTGGAGCGCTGGACCGCGTGGTGTTGCCGCCCCTTCCGGGACTGCCGGGATCGCCGGAGAACGTGGACGCCATCACCACCGCCTCGCGGCCCGTGCAGAGCGTCGAACTCTCCAAACAGGGCTACGACAAGCTGCGCGAGGAAGCGACGGGCAACGTGGAGTGGACCCCCGCCTCGGGCCGGCTGCGCACCAACGGCTCGTTCTACTACAGCAAGGAGAGCGATTACGTGGGCCGGCAGATCGGCGTCGGCCTGGCTCACGACTTCCAGCAGGGGAACACCAACCTCTCCTTCGGCCTCTCCCACGGCTTCGACACCATCACGCCGGAGCCGCACGGCGGTACCACGCAGCCGGAGGAGCAGCGCACCACGGAGGACCTCACCTGCGTGTGGACACAGATGATCTCACCCAAGAGCCGGGGAACGGTCGGCTTCGAAGGCACCTGGGTGATGGGCTTCCAGAGCAACCCTTACCGGCACGTGTACGCCGGTGGCCTGGTGGTGCCGGAGCGCCACCCGGACCGGCGCTTCCGGCGCTCGCTCTTCGCCCAGTTCGACCGCTACCTGATGACACGGTCGTCCGTGTCCCTGGGCGGGCGCTGGTACAGCGACGACTGGGGCGTGCTCGCCGGGACGGTGGATGCGCAGCTCCACCAGTACGTGGGCAACCACCTTATCGTCCGCTATCGCTATCGCTATCACACGCAGACGGCGGCGTCCTTCCAACGCGACCTGTACACCAGTCCCGAAGGCGTGGACGGCTACTACACCGCCGACTACAAGCTCGACGATTTCGCCTCGAATCTCTTCGGCGTCAAGCTGAGCGTCCCCTTCGCGGGCTTCCAGATCGCCCCGTGGGCGCGCGGCGTGGTGCTCGATCTCAAGGTCGAACGCTACTTCGACTCCAAGAGCTTCGCGGCGACCGTGTTGGAATCGGGCTTCACCTGGCCCTTCTGA
- a CDS encoding SH3 domain-containing protein yields the protein MRQKSLCLGVAFAACLGASAVGAEESGSSAADSSAAAAGAAGDSPAAQVQPTPGVATTDSIPRARMRVRHTQVAVLRSGPGLEHALVTTVLEDDIVIVDARTGEWFHATGPDGTSGWVHESLLTNDVDRDRFRFTPDPGKRERQGTMLLAVYAGSYAADREDNAFLFGGRFGYALSSRFTFEVGVGKTRVVRSTYVIEQLYGLRLEEETFDVFFYETGMAIDVLPRRRVTPFLGGGVGATILNARVEPTWYLAVGTRAWLTRQLSLRWEVRDHRLEVGNQFTRFNGDNLEFSLGTELLF from the coding sequence ATGCGGCAGAAGAGCCTGTGCCTCGGCGTGGCTTTCGCGGCCTGTCTCGGGGCGAGCGCCGTCGGCGCCGAGGAGAGCGGCTCGAGCGCCGCGGACAGCAGCGCGGCTGCGGCCGGGGCGGCCGGGGACTCGCCGGCGGCGCAGGTGCAGCCGACGCCCGGCGTGGCGACGACCGACTCCATCCCGCGAGCGCGCATGCGCGTGCGTCACACCCAGGTGGCGGTACTGCGGTCCGGCCCGGGACTCGAGCATGCCCTGGTGACGACGGTGCTCGAAGACGACATCGTGATCGTCGATGCGCGGACGGGCGAATGGTTCCATGCCACCGGGCCCGATGGCACCAGCGGCTGGGTGCACGAGAGCCTGCTCACCAACGATGTCGATCGCGATCGTTTCCGCTTCACCCCGGATCCGGGGAAGCGCGAACGCCAGGGCACGATGCTGCTCGCGGTCTATGCCGGCAGCTACGCCGCGGATCGCGAGGACAACGCCTTTCTCTTCGGCGGCCGCTTCGGCTACGCCCTGAGCTCGCGTTTCACCTTCGAGGTCGGCGTGGGGAAGACGCGCGTTGTCCGCAGCACCTATGTCATCGAGCAACTCTACGGCTTGCGACTCGAGGAGGAGACCTTCGACGTCTTCTTCTACGAGACCGGCATGGCGATCGACGTGCTGCCGCGGCGGCGGGTGACGCCGTTCCTGGGCGGCGGTGTCGGCGCCACGATCCTCAACGCCCGCGTCGAGCCCACTTGGTACCTGGCGGTGGGCACACGCGCCTGGCTGACGCGTCAGCTCAGTTTGCGCTGGGAAGTGCGGGACCACCGCCTCGAAGTGGGGAATCAATTCACCCGCTTCAACGGGGACAACCTGGAGTTCAGTCTCGGCACGGAACTCCTGTTCTGA
- a CDS encoding DUF4266 domain-containing protein, translating to MKRDERTPRERRELLGPSGRRVALRQRAWLGAGALLLLALTGCAHVKPYQRQYLSDRIMDPSAARWEAAAERKMLSTREGAQGSVLGAGGGCACN from the coding sequence ATGAAGCGGGACGAACGGACACCGCGAGAGCGGCGCGAGCTGCTTGGCCCTTCGGGGCGGCGCGTGGCGTTACGGCAGCGGGCCTGGCTGGGCGCCGGCGCTCTTCTCCTCCTCGCGCTCACCGGCTGCGCGCACGTCAAGCCATACCAGCGCCAGTACCTCTCGGATCGGATCATGGATCCCAGCGCCGCGCGCTGGGAAGCGGCGGCGGAGCGCAAGATGCTGTCCACCCGCGAGGGGGCGCAAGGCAGCGTCCTTGGCGCCGGTGGCGGCTGCGCTTGCAACTAG